The Vibrio cyclitrophicus sequence GGATACTGATTTATCTAAGTCACAATACTGCAAACAAGGCTGTTAACAGTGGTACAATTTGCACTTAGTAAGTTATTAAAACAAAGGCATAAAAATGAGAACCGTATACACCACTGAAGGCGACATCAACGCAAAGAAACAGAAAGACGCTTACCCAAAGTTGGCGCTATGTGATAACTGCGTGCGAGACTATGTGGTGATTGCTCAAGGTGAACGTACCTATAAGCCTTGTGCTAAATGTGGTGCAGACGATTAATGCGCCTTGATAAATACCTTTGTAAAAGCACAGACCTCACTAAACCAGAAGCCGTTCAGCAAATCCAAAACGGTAAGGTGAGTGTGAACAGTGTGGTTGTGCTAGACGAATCTACTCAGGTTCATGAAAGTAACGCTATCTTGTTTAATGGTGATGCATTAACGCTACGAGAGTTTAGGTATATCTTAATGCATAAGCCAGCGGGTACCATCTGTTCCAATATCGATGAAGTTTATCCCTCGCTGTTCAACTACATCGAGATAGAGAAAGCATCAGAACTGCATATAGCAGGGCGCTTAGATGCTGACACCACCGGTTTAGTCTTGATTACCGATGATGGGCGCTGGTCATTCAATATCACGCTGCCAAGCAAGTCATGTAAGAAGGTGTACCGCGTGACATTGTCACGAGATATCAAAGACGATGTCGCTGATAAGTTCAAAGTGGGCATTCAATTGCAAGGCGAACAAAAACCGACCCGCCCGGCAGAGCTTGAAGTGATTACTAGTAAAGAAGTGCTGTTGACCATTACAGAAGGTAAGTTTCATCAAGTAAAACGAATGTTTGCTGCGGTAGGGAATCGAGTTGTTGGCCTTCATCGCGAACAGATTGGTGATGTTCGTTTAGATGTTGAAGCAGGTCAGTGGCGTTATCTCACAGAAGACGAAGTTAGCTCTTTCAGCCAGTAACTTAAAATAAATTAAAGCATAGAGCCTAGTGATACTTCTGGGCTTTAAAACAGAAGGAATTGTTTATCATGGAAAACCTGAAAGTCACTGAAATCAAGTCGTTCGTACCCGCGAAAGATTTCGACTTATCAAAGCGCTTTTATCAAACTCTCGGCTTTGAAATCATGTCGGAGTTTCATGATATCGCTTATTTTCGGCACGGCGATTATGCATTCCTTTTACAAGATTTTTACGAACCTGCGCACTGTCACAATTACATGATGCACTTGCTGGTGGAAGACGTAAAAAGTTGGTATCAACACGTGCAAAACTCTAATGTAATGACGGAATTTGAAGTTACCGTTTCCGAGGTTGTTGAGCAGCCTTGGGGAATGCTTGAGTTTTGTATCACTGACCCAAGTGGCGTGCTATGGCGTGTTGCCGAGAACATCAGACCACGTTAGCCCATAAACTTGTTTTAAAGCCATTGAAACGCTTCAAATTATCCATATGTCGCTTTATTTATACCGCTCTTCGGTAATTATCAAATAGGTTCAAACATGGATATAAAGGCTAAAATGCACAGCCAAGACGTTTACTACTGTGACGACGTTGATTTGGTCGCAGAGCAAACTCAATGCTTAGAAGTGCTATACGATTTCAACCACACCCGCCCGAGTGAAGGTGATAAACGACAACAAATCATGAAGCAGTTGTTCGCCGAAGTTGGTGAGGGCTGCTACATTGAACCACCATTACATGCGAACTGGGGGCGTCACACGCACCTAGGCAACAACGTATACGTGAACTTCAATTTAACTTTGGTTGACGACACAGACGTATTCATCGGCGACAACGTGATGATTGCGCCTAACGTGACCATCGCCACTGGCACACATCCAATCAGCCCAGAGCTCAGGCTAAAAGCAGCGCAGTTCAATGTTCCCGTCCGTATTGGCAACAACGTTTGGCTTGGCGCACACACCGTCGTACTTCCTGGTGTCACCATTGGTGAAAACTCAGTAATAGGGGCAGGGAGCATCGTCACCAAAGACATCCCAGCTAATGTGGTTGCTGTCGGTAACCCATGCCGTGTGGTACGCGAAATCAACGAACGTGACCGAGAGTATTACCACAAAGGTCGCCGTATTCCTGATGAGCTAAAGTAAGCGATTTTTCATATCTCTTAAATTAGCTGTGACATAATTCATTGTTATACAATAGATTGCTTGTATATTATTTATGCATTTAAGACACTAGGCTGAATTATTCTGGATTTAAGTGCAGAATTTTTTGGTCTAATAGTTGCTATATGTACAGGGAGTTTCAATGAAGGGTTTTCTCAAAGGGATTTTAGCTTATCTGGTTGTGATTTCGTTAGTTCTGCTAATTTCTCGCTATTTTTTTGATTACCTATCCACAATAGACTTGGTTGACTACATTGCATATAGCGGGGTTTTACTTGTTGTATTGGGAGGCATTACATTTGATGGTAACAATCCAGCTAATCAAGACTTTTTGTCGTTAATGATTCATCGTGAACTTGTGTCCCGAACCAATGACTTTCAAGACGAAAGTAATAAAGTAAGTTTTGCAGTTAATGTCGGATTGATAGGTATATTTTTACTTATTGGTAGTGGTGTAATGGCTTGGCATATTAGCAAGTAAAACATACAACAAGGCGCTTAAGTCTGATTCGTAAACGCATGCCGAACTCGCTTCGCTCAGGCACGGCACACATTCATACACAGCTTATCGTTATGCCTCGTCATTTTTCCAGAATTAAACTAACTATCCATACCTAGTATTAATAGTTTGTTTGGGTTCACGGTGCTTTTATAAACGATTTGGTAAAGTGACAGTTCAATGTGCATGGGGGATTTACTATGGGAACAATAATCGGACTTGTGATTCTGGCTGCAATAGATTGGTATCTTTTTCGTAAAACAGGTCTTCATATTCATCAATGGATCTCTAAAAAGTATGCGACGCGTTTGTCGGATAAGGGAAACAATAAATAGTCTTTCTTATTAACTCATCAGATATCCATTGATGAAAAGCCTGAATATTATGAATTTAAAAATGAAACACATAATATGATAGGTGCGGAATTATTTGCCAACTTTGAAAGTGGAGAGTAAATATGAAGTCAGATTTTTCTAAATTAGCGACAACCGAGTATGGAAACATACTAAGTAATGAGCACTTTATTAACTTTAGTATTGTTCCTCTTTGGCTGGGAATACCGCGAATTTTTGGAGAGGCTTTTACTGTTCAGTTAACGTCAGGTGATAATTTAATGCTTCATTCTGCCATATACGAAGCTCCAGAAGGTTCCATCATTGTAGTGGATGGAGTTGATAGCGAATATGCAGTAGCCGGCGGTAATGTATGCGCAGTCGCTAAGAGTCGAGGTATCAAAGGCTTTATTATTGATGGTGTCATTCGCGATTTGTGTGAAATTTCAGATATGAAGTTTCCAGTTTTTGCGAAAGGTGTTCATCCAGTACCGGGAAAGAAAGAGATCTATTCTGAATTGGGCACTCCAATCACTTGCGGGGGAGCAAAGGTCTCTACGGGAGATATCATTGTGGCTGATGTAGAGGGGATTGTCGTTATTCCTAAATTAAAGAAAGACGAAGTG is a genomic window containing:
- a CDS encoding pseudouridine synthase; the encoded protein is MRLDKYLCKSTDLTKPEAVQQIQNGKVSVNSVVVLDESTQVHESNAILFNGDALTLREFRYILMHKPAGTICSNIDEVYPSLFNYIEIEKASELHIAGRLDADTTGLVLITDDGRWSFNITLPSKSCKKVYRVTLSRDIKDDVADKFKVGIQLQGEQKPTRPAELEVITSKEVLLTITEGKFHQVKRMFAAVGNRVVGLHREQIGDVRLDVEAGQWRYLTEDEVSSFSQ
- a CDS encoding VOC family protein, with amino-acid sequence MENLKVTEIKSFVPAKDFDLSKRFYQTLGFEIMSEFHDIAYFRHGDYAFLLQDFYEPAHCHNYMMHLLVEDVKSWYQHVQNSNVMTEFEVTVSEVVEQPWGMLEFCITDPSGVLWRVAENIRPR
- a CDS encoding sugar O-acetyltransferase, whose protein sequence is MDIKAKMHSQDVYYCDDVDLVAEQTQCLEVLYDFNHTRPSEGDKRQQIMKQLFAEVGEGCYIEPPLHANWGRHTHLGNNVYVNFNLTLVDDTDVFIGDNVMIAPNVTIATGTHPISPELRLKAAQFNVPVRIGNNVWLGAHTVVLPGVTIGENSVIGAGSIVTKDIPANVVAVGNPCRVVREINERDREYYHKGRRIPDELK
- a CDS encoding RraA family protein, with the translated sequence MKSDFSKLATTEYGNILSNEHFINFSIVPLWLGIPRIFGEAFTVQLTSGDNLMLHSAIYEAPEGSIIVVDGVDSEYAVAGGNVCAVAKSRGIKGFIIDGVIRDLCEISDMKFPVFAKGVHPVPGKKEIYSELGTPITCGGAKVSTGDIIVADVEGIVVIPKLKKDEVFLMASKKASQEASLTLFEWEASHRVKIAQAITSAKQKT